Proteins from a single region of Chanodichthys erythropterus isolate Z2021 chromosome 13, ASM2448905v1, whole genome shotgun sequence:
- the LOC137034618 gene encoding uncharacterized protein isoform X2 yields MVMCYVSLLWFLLLGLCPISLTDSIPIGMFRTECHDRHFWLSVNSNFLGHKFRFEVQADSEVHEVSGQWAAECGYTMTLDSWGDLLLRVSYLACLVETQREAEFRLLVWFINQDSNGEEISYPLLLTCPLQVPWGPRELVCEQNYMEVSVLKQLPPNNHMGTAWVTPAPVELDDGLREWRVVFRIPVLHQEGGMREETVPVRMAHLLGYHINTTDSRILLRCAYRSKLAYMLQLGETDVEVVSATILYKLKWTLLTMDMSVACTMSQARMDGSDVLWSLPRNLPPLVHPPFIEKGLKLGVGGRYLSECVAHQRGYMIHDNNGTLEIRIPFGAEGGFIKSHAIDGHYSQSYFVDVFLLREWEDTAWSLTRQRTFRTLFIYRLPRPVTLINTGQLVLWEEMERNGVRLSQNPFPNNTYMYLFQMPFHHPVVSQKYLGDRLRRYTFSGVFSFILSPDGEIYNYPATVEADLQDVVLPKLEGECTVRGVRTLAYYGNLDSSEWSLYVGGMRLDWELVELGGFSLDPHELYLSLEVPLYAPGMAYEGLGLQGLLVSVLVSLVHLETAEEQTHVQRCVFPVRELLVCLPDGRMVVMVDTAGASPPVNPNHTALLDPACRPLETDHSRAIFSFSIDSCGTVATHDGDQVIYRNEVRNTPPFPPHLRPLSQPRLYYRVPLGCVHPENGNRTLAIYLPSHPPTPPPMKRTLKTASLSHTRHLEDRDQKMHSMPAGG; encoded by the exons atggtCATGTGTTACGTTTCTTTGCTATG gtTTCTTTTGCTAGGTTTATGTCCTATATCTCTTACTGATTCCATACCTATTG GTATGTTCAGGACAGAGTGCCATGATCGTCATTTCTGGTTGTCTGTCAACTCAAATTTTCTTGGCCACAAATTTAGGTTTGAAGTTCAAG CAGACTCTGAGGTCCATGAGGTTTCTGGTCAGTGGGCAGCAGAGTGTGGCTATACTATGACTCTTGACTCCTGGGGTGACTTGCTACTGCGTGTTTCCTACCTGGCCTGTCTGGTGGAGACCCAG AGGGAGGCAGAATTTCGATTGCTTGTGTGGTTTATAAATCAGGACTCAAATGGGGAGGAGATATCCTACCCTTTACTGCTCACCTGCCCTCTTCAGGTCCCATGGGGGCCTCGGGAGCTTGTCTGTGAGCAGAACTACATGGAG GTGTCTGTGCTGAAACAGCTGCCTCCTAATAATCACATGGGCACAGCGTGGGTAACCCCAGCCCCTGTA GAGCTAGATGACGGTTTGAGGGAATGGAGGGTGGTATTCCGCATACCAGTACTTCATCAGGAGGGTGGCATGAGGGAGGAGACCGTGCCAGTGAGAATGGCACACCTGCTGGGCTACCACATTAACACCACCGACAGTCGCATCCTCCTGCGTTGTGCCTACAGATCCAAACTGGCATACATGCTACAG TTGGGTGAGACTGATGTGGAAGTGGTCAGTGCCACCATCTTGTACAAGCTTAAATGGACCCTGTTGACTATGGACATGTCAGTGGCCTGCACTATGA GTCAGGCCCGAATGGATGGTTCAGATGTGTTGTGGTCTCTCCCACGCAACCTCCCCCCTCTTGTCCATCCTCCCTTCATAGAAAAGGGCCTTAAGTTGGGTGTTGGAGGACGTTACCTGTCTGAGTGTGTTGCCCACCAGCGTGGTTACATGATTCATGACAACAATGGAACATTGGAGATCCGTATTCCATTTGGTGCCGAAGGAGGATTTATCAAG AGTCACGCGATTGATGGACATTACTCTCAGTCATATTTTGTGGACGTCTTCCTGTTGCGTGAATGGGAGGATACAGCATGGAGTCTGACTCGTCAACGGACATTCAGAACACTTTTTATTTATCGCCTGCCCCGACCAGTCACGCTTATTAACA CAGGTCAGCTGGTGCTCTGGGAGGAAATGGAAAGGAATGGTGTTCGTCTCTCTCAAAACCCTTTCCCAAACAACACATACATGTATCTGTTTCAGATGCCCTTCCATCATCCAGTTGTCTCACAGAAG TATTTGGGAGACAGGTTAAGAAGATACACTTTCTCTGGGGTCTTCTCTTTCATTCTGTCTCCTGATGGAGAGATCTACAACTATCCGGCTACTGTTGAGGCAGACCTGCAGGATGTAG TACTGCCAAAGCTGGAAGGAGAATGTACAGTGCGAGGTGTGCGTACATTGGCTTACTATGGTAATTTAGACTCTTCTGAGTGGAGTTTGTATGTAGGAGGAATGAGGCTTGACTGGGAGCTGGTGGAGCTGGGGGGATTCTCTCTGGATCCGCATGAGCTCTACCTCAGCCTGGAGGTGCCACTTTATGCCCCTGGCATGGCCTATGAG GGCTTGGGACTGCAAGGTCTGTTAGTGAGTGTGCTGGTGAGTTTAGTTCATCTGGAAACAGCAGAAGAACAGACTCATGTGCAGCGCTGTGTGTTCCCTGTGAGAGAGTTACTGG TGTGTTTGCCTGATGGAAGAATGGTGGTGATGGTTGACACAGCTGGTGCTTCTCCCCCAGTGAACCCCAATCACACAGCCCTCTTGGATCCTGCCTGTAGACCATTAGAGACTGACCACTCCAGGGCCATATTCAGCTTCTCCATAGACTCCTGTGGCACTGTCGCAACA CATGATGGTGATCAGGTGATTTACAGGAATGAGGTGAGAAACACGCCCCCTTTTCCTCCACACCTGAGACCTCTCAGCCAacctcgactatattacag GGTTCCACTTGGCTGTGTCCATCCGGAAAATGGAAATCGCACTCTTGCCATCTACCTGCCATCTCATCCTCCTACACCTCCACCTATGAAACGCACACTCAAAACAGCCTCACTTTCACACACAAGGCATCTTGAGGACAGAG ATCAAAAAATGCACTCCATGCCAGCTGGAGGATGA
- the LOC137034618 gene encoding uncharacterized protein isoform X1, whose amino-acid sequence MVMCYVSLLWFLLLGLCPISLTDSIPIGMFRTECHDRHFWLSVNSNFLGHKFRFEVQADSEVHEVSGQWAAECGYTMTLDSWGDLLLRVSYLACLVETQREAEFRLLVWFINQDSNGEEISYPLLLTCPLQVPWGPRELVCEQNYMEVSVLKQLPPNNHMGTAWVTPAPVELDDGLREWRVVFRIPVLHQEGGMREETVPVRMAHLLGYHINTTDSRILLRCAYRSKLAYMLQLGETDVEVVSATILYKLKWTLLTMDMSVACTMSQARMDGSDVLWSLPRNLPPLVHPPFIEKGLKLGVGGRYLSECVAHQRGYMIHDNNGTLEIRIPFGAEGGFIKSHAIDGHYSQSYFVDVFLLREWEDTAWSLTRQRTFRTLFIYRLPRPVTLINKTVPSQGEFSISLCCFPHDVSLGNVTVAGQLVLWEEMERNGVRLSQNPFPNNTYMYLFQMPFHHPVVSQKYLGDRLRRYTFSGVFSFILSPDGEIYNYPATVEADLQDVVLPKLEGECTVRGVRTLAYYGNLDSSEWSLYVGGMRLDWELVELGGFSLDPHELYLSLEVPLYAPGMAYEGLGLQGLLVSVLVSLVHLETAEEQTHVQRCVFPVRELLVCLPDGRMVVMVDTAGASPPVNPNHTALLDPACRPLETDHSRAIFSFSIDSCGTVATHDGDQVIYRNEVRNTPPFPPHLRPLSQPRLYYRVPLGCVHPENGNRTLAIYLPSHPPTPPPMKRTLKTASLSHTRHLEDRDQKMHSMPAGG is encoded by the exons atggtCATGTGTTACGTTTCTTTGCTATG gtTTCTTTTGCTAGGTTTATGTCCTATATCTCTTACTGATTCCATACCTATTG GTATGTTCAGGACAGAGTGCCATGATCGTCATTTCTGGTTGTCTGTCAACTCAAATTTTCTTGGCCACAAATTTAGGTTTGAAGTTCAAG CAGACTCTGAGGTCCATGAGGTTTCTGGTCAGTGGGCAGCAGAGTGTGGCTATACTATGACTCTTGACTCCTGGGGTGACTTGCTACTGCGTGTTTCCTACCTGGCCTGTCTGGTGGAGACCCAG AGGGAGGCAGAATTTCGATTGCTTGTGTGGTTTATAAATCAGGACTCAAATGGGGAGGAGATATCCTACCCTTTACTGCTCACCTGCCCTCTTCAGGTCCCATGGGGGCCTCGGGAGCTTGTCTGTGAGCAGAACTACATGGAG GTGTCTGTGCTGAAACAGCTGCCTCCTAATAATCACATGGGCACAGCGTGGGTAACCCCAGCCCCTGTA GAGCTAGATGACGGTTTGAGGGAATGGAGGGTGGTATTCCGCATACCAGTACTTCATCAGGAGGGTGGCATGAGGGAGGAGACCGTGCCAGTGAGAATGGCACACCTGCTGGGCTACCACATTAACACCACCGACAGTCGCATCCTCCTGCGTTGTGCCTACAGATCCAAACTGGCATACATGCTACAG TTGGGTGAGACTGATGTGGAAGTGGTCAGTGCCACCATCTTGTACAAGCTTAAATGGACCCTGTTGACTATGGACATGTCAGTGGCCTGCACTATGA GTCAGGCCCGAATGGATGGTTCAGATGTGTTGTGGTCTCTCCCACGCAACCTCCCCCCTCTTGTCCATCCTCCCTTCATAGAAAAGGGCCTTAAGTTGGGTGTTGGAGGACGTTACCTGTCTGAGTGTGTTGCCCACCAGCGTGGTTACATGATTCATGACAACAATGGAACATTGGAGATCCGTATTCCATTTGGTGCCGAAGGAGGATTTATCAAG AGTCACGCGATTGATGGACATTACTCTCAGTCATATTTTGTGGACGTCTTCCTGTTGCGTGAATGGGAGGATACAGCATGGAGTCTGACTCGTCAACGGACATTCAGAACACTTTTTATTTATCGCCTGCCCCGACCAGTCACGCTTATTAACA AGACCGTGCCCTCACAGGGAGAGTTTTCCATTTCCTTGTGCTGTTTTCCTCATGATGTTTCTCTGGGGAATGTGACCGTAGCAGGTCAGCTGGTGCTCTGGGAGGAAATGGAAAGGAATGGTGTTCGTCTCTCTCAAAACCCTTTCCCAAACAACACATACATGTATCTGTTTCAGATGCCCTTCCATCATCCAGTTGTCTCACAGAAG TATTTGGGAGACAGGTTAAGAAGATACACTTTCTCTGGGGTCTTCTCTTTCATTCTGTCTCCTGATGGAGAGATCTACAACTATCCGGCTACTGTTGAGGCAGACCTGCAGGATGTAG TACTGCCAAAGCTGGAAGGAGAATGTACAGTGCGAGGTGTGCGTACATTGGCTTACTATGGTAATTTAGACTCTTCTGAGTGGAGTTTGTATGTAGGAGGAATGAGGCTTGACTGGGAGCTGGTGGAGCTGGGGGGATTCTCTCTGGATCCGCATGAGCTCTACCTCAGCCTGGAGGTGCCACTTTATGCCCCTGGCATGGCCTATGAG GGCTTGGGACTGCAAGGTCTGTTAGTGAGTGTGCTGGTGAGTTTAGTTCATCTGGAAACAGCAGAAGAACAGACTCATGTGCAGCGCTGTGTGTTCCCTGTGAGAGAGTTACTGG TGTGTTTGCCTGATGGAAGAATGGTGGTGATGGTTGACACAGCTGGTGCTTCTCCCCCAGTGAACCCCAATCACACAGCCCTCTTGGATCCTGCCTGTAGACCATTAGAGACTGACCACTCCAGGGCCATATTCAGCTTCTCCATAGACTCCTGTGGCACTGTCGCAACA CATGATGGTGATCAGGTGATTTACAGGAATGAGGTGAGAAACACGCCCCCTTTTCCTCCACACCTGAGACCTCTCAGCCAacctcgactatattacag GGTTCCACTTGGCTGTGTCCATCCGGAAAATGGAAATCGCACTCTTGCCATCTACCTGCCATCTCATCCTCCTACACCTCCACCTATGAAACGCACACTCAAAACAGCCTCACTTTCACACACAAGGCATCTTGAGGACAGAG ATCAAAAAATGCACTCCATGCCAGCTGGAGGATGA